In Miscanthus floridulus cultivar M001 chromosome 8, ASM1932011v1, whole genome shotgun sequence, the sequence AAGCCTGCCCCTCCAAGATAAAATTTTAAAAGCAACTTGACGGAAAAGCTATCTATTACATTATTAattaaaaattttaaaatatatCAACATGCTAAAAGGCCGATCAACTGTTTCAAGACACAACAAACAACAGTATAAGCAATTACAAGCACAACAGTATATCGTCGGAATGGTTATTTGGAACCTCAACATATGTCGCACAACATAACTTGCTACCCCTGCTCCTGTCACCCACTATAATTACACTTGTCAGCTATCATCCTACATCGTATTACTTGGATGACAAAATCCAACATTTCGATATGCCATTGTCATTACATGTGTTAGCCACTACCATGTAGGGCTAGTCGTCGCTGTTCGCTGCAAGCCATGTATACATCATGACTTTAGGCCTGGCCGCTTGCGCATTTATTGACACTGTCCCACACCAAAGTAGCTCCTAATAAGCATAACTAGCCGCCATGCCCCGCTGCAAGTCGCTAAGTTGATACGTGAGCAACTGTCTCTAGCCGTTACCATAATGTCCACATCCTCTACGATTCGGTTGTATACATCGCATCATTCAACAACCTCGACACCTCATCGAGAATAGAAAAAAAGTCACGTTGGATCTTCAGTTTACAACAAAAGGCCGACTCGTGCCGGAACGACCAGCCACAGTATATGAGTATGGGACCACCTGCGGCCACATATGCAGGCAACCACTTGTACATGCCATCATCTCTCGTGGCAGCCTCCATACCAACTTTGTGGACACCGTCACCCAATAATTGCCATACTACAGCTGACTgtaacaagttttttttttttttacaacacaCAGCGGTTATTACCACATCTTTTAGAGCAAGAGACGCAGCCACAGCTTTTTAACAACCATTCATTCACAGATCACCAGCGCTGGACGGGGTGCATCTGCTGTGGGTAGTTAGCAAATACTACCCGTCAGGGATCTATTAATGGATTCCGGATAATGTCCAAGCGGGAATCCGAAATGCCCGTTTTCCACAGGTACGCCAACGATTTACGCACATTCTCCCTGGCACGTGGGACCAGAAACGGCGGGAGCCACATGTCAGATACGTAATTCGCACGCCGTCTGGTGCGTCTGAGCTCAGTCACAAGAGAAAACGATGTGTCCACCGGCGAACTGACGGCTCCGTCACGCGGCGAACGATAAAAACGCCGCGAGGCCACCAGGCGAGAGGAACGCGAAGGAAGTGCGGAAAATAGGCCCCTTTTTTTCCCCCTTCTTCTCGTGAGAGATAtttcggaagaggaagaagtgcgTGCCTTCCTCGCAGTTCATTCGTCGCCGAGGTACAAGCCCCTGCCTTTCCTCCCATTTCGTCCCTGTTCGTCGGTAATCGTTTCCGAACCTTGCGTTTCGTGGGATTTATCGAGGCGAGGGCTTCGATTTGACCCAGGAATCGCCCAAGTCCGCTCGTCTTCGACTTCGGTTCATCCCCCGAAACGAAATTTCTAGGGTTTTAGTGTCAATTTTGTCCCCCTTCGTTACATTTGATTGGAGGTGGATTGGGCCCCGTTCTGATGATTCCCTGGGTTCGTTGGATGGCAGGGCACGAGATCCTCTAGAGGTTTGTGCTGTTTGGCGTGAAATTTTGGGAGCGATTTGCTTTTGCTCACATGGGGGATCATGTCGCGGTGGATGTTGGGGAGCTCGTAGCGTCCCGAGTCGGTGAGGCAGCCGGGTTGGTGTCCGGCGGCAAGGAGGAAACGGAGGCGCTGATTGGGATGGTGGAGTGCCGCATTTGCCAAGAGGAGGACCTCGCAAAGAACCTCGAGAGCCCCTGCGCTTGCAGCGGCAGCCTCAAGGTGCGTGCTGCCTTATTTCTCTTCATTCGAACCAGAAACTCTGGGCCCATTCCATGTTGCTTATGCTGTTTGCCTCTGGTTCATTCTATTGTCAATTCATAGATGATAGATAAATTCTTAAATCTAAGTATCTAAAATGCAAGCAAAATATCACATTGAGACTTAAACCTGAATCTTTGTTAGGACATAACATAGCTGTTGGATCCCATGCTGGTTGCTAACTAATGTGCTCAGTATAAGTTGTTACTTGAGATGTTCTGGCTTTTCAGATACATGTCCATATGAGGTTCCTCTTCACTTTTTTGTGATACAAAAACCTGTTTGGTGCTGTGGTTCATGATATTTTCATGAAAAAGTAGTTGCACAAAGTGATGCTAGTATGAGTGGATATCCTTTTTCCCTTGATATTTTCATGAAAAAGTAGTTGCACAAAGTAGTTGCATGCTTGGTTTAATCGTCGATGTTGCTTAAAGAGTAGGACATCCTTTTCCCTTGTTGTTAGCTACTTTGCAAGCTTAACAAACAAGTCACAGGGGCTTGGTATCTTGTGTGGGTTGCCTTCAACTGAAGACTTCGGTCATTGTTATTGTTTAAAAGTGCTTACCTAAGTTCGTCTTTAACCATCCTATATGTGCAAGCCATTGTGTAAACCCGTTTGCTAATTTTGTTTATACTGCATATGTTTGTACAGTATGCTCACAGGGAATGTGTGCAGCGTTGGTGCAATGAGAAAGGAGATATAACCTGTGAAATCTGCCATGAGGTAAACAATTGAGCTACTACTACAAATGTAGCAAAATGGAAACTAATGCATGTATGGTTTTGTTATTTCTTGTATAAATAAGACAAATGATTGATTTTGTCCCTTTCGTTTTCTTTCAAAGTTTTCATTAGGCTAAATAAGTGTCTTGCTTTTTGTATTTTAAACAACGTTTTGGGTGCACCTGGTCTTAATGCATGGTATTATTATGTTTCCAGCTATTGTTTAAACATAGTAATTAATTTGTCAAGATGTACTAGGGCCTGCCGTATGCAAAAGGGATGTTCACGTCCAAGGATCCTTTCACGAGCAAGAGGGTCATAAGCTTGCATCATAAGAAAAGCTATTTTTTTTAGCTGAAAAGattttgtatcataaatttaATAATAATTTTCATGAATTTGAATCCTCACCGATTACCTTCTCTGCACTATGTTCGCCTTTGCAGAGATGTTTATGCTTCCTTGCTAATTTGACTGCAAACTTTGTTGCTGTAAATAGATTACGAATTTTATTCTCTGTTTATCAGTCGTACAAGCCTGGTTACACTGCCCCAACCCAGGTGCATCATGATGAAACTACCATAGAGATAAGGTGTGTTATCTCTACTCATCAAGCTAACCTATTTTCCTTCTATCCTGGTGTTTATGCGAATGGTATTTCTGTGTGATTATCAAAAAATTCTTTGTACACAGTAATTTATAAATTTCTGTAGGTATCTCATATTTGCATTATTTTAATTATCTCTAGTGGTGGAGATTGGACCATCTCTGGCAACCGTTTGGATTTACATGATCCTAGAATATTGGCAATGGCTGCTGCTCAACACCATTTACTTGAAGATGAGTATGATGAATATACTGCAACAAACAACAATGCTGCTGCGTTTTGCCGCTCTATATTTCTGATTGTGAGTTTGTTTGCTTTCTATTATAGAAATATATGTATTATTTTACCTCTATTATGTCAAGACAATAAATCTGTAGAAAGGTCAAACATCTCTTCTATTCAATGGACCTTGTGCGGTTGTGCCTGACCCCTTACCTTTTCTCCTCAAACAACAACTAAAGCTCTTGCTGCTTATTTAAGGCTAAAAGTTGCATCTTAGATTCTTAGATATTTTGGTTTCTTTATATTATTATTGCTCAaatatatttttctttcttttttagtgTTCCCAGTTTTACTATGTAACATTAAGTGATACTGAAGCGTCGCTATCTCTGTTCAGTTGATGGCCCTTCTGCTCCTGAGGCATACACTGACCATTACTaacagtgatgatgaagatgatgcatcTGCTATTTTCTCGGTTAGTGATTAATACGCTGTATATCTCCTATggatttttttgttgttgttgatgtagaGTTAACTGACTGTTGATCTTTGACAGCTATTTCTTTTGAGAGCAGCTGGATTTTTGCTGCCATGCTACATTATGGCTTGGGCTATTAGTATCATGCAGCGTCAAAGACAAAGACAGGTTGGTGGCTTGGTGCTAGTGGAAATGTTTTTCTCTTTCATGGTGCTAGTGGAAATGTTTTTCTCTTTCATGTGTTTACTGACTTGACTCTTGAGGAAAAAGAATTCCACAACTCTATTCATACCTAGCATTGCATTgaataatactccctccatccacaaaagaatgcaactatgggatttgtgcaagtcaaactaacttaactttgactaagtttatagtgaatagtattaacatttatgtctctaactaggtttactatgaaaatatatttcataattaattcgATGATACTTGTCTTGTATCATAAATTAGTATTTTTTCTatataactttggtcaaacttCAATTCTTTTGACTCCTTTTGTCGTCGGAGGGAGTATATCAACAGTTAAGCAACCTAAGATTTTCCCCTTTGGTAGCATACATATCCTTGTTTGAACTTGGGGGTTGGGATCTTGGGATGACCGTATTTGTCCTTTCTGATCAAACATGAGATTTCTAGGTCAGAAAAGTTTGATCATTCATTGTCTGGTTCAAATTTCAGTAGTTTTGTACCCCATTAAGTGCGTGGGTTGGGCTACGTGGAGTCTTTATGCCAAATTGACATAAGAACACATGGTTCATGTTGTTCATTTTGATACGTCAGGAAGAAGCAATGCTATTGCCAACGGAAGTGGCGATCATTCTGCACCGGAACGGAAGAACAATGCAATTTGCGGTGGCACCACCAGAATCTCCTACCTCACCTCAGCCCGAGCCAAACCAATAGAATACATCAGTGGCAGTCTCACAAGTGCATAACAGATGCTTAGCATCTGTGGGCTTAAAGGTGGAAACTCGAGGACATATTGCAAAGCCTGTTGCCTCGGCCACCTCGAATGGTCATGTTGCTGCAAAAATGTTGTGCCTTTCTTCGAATTGAGTTAACTTTCCAGCTGAGATTCAATGCTTGTTTGATGGGCTCTCAGCATCTTCTGTACATAAAGAGATTTCAGTAATAAGTGAATATAAGTTAAATCAACACAAAATTTGATTTTGTACTGTGGCATATACGACTATACGAGTTGACAGTTGACACATGCAACTGATCACATACTGCTGAACAGATTTGTTAAGGGCAGtgtaaagcaaaaaaaaaaaaaaaaaaaaaaaaacctgctCAATTCGTTTGTAAGTAACTGTAAATCCGAGGTGACTACCAACTGCAGAGCTATGGAAAGCATATATGATCATGTGTTGCAAACTTGCAATGAAGCGTTCGACCCCACCCAAACCATTCTCATATACTTCTTTCGTCTacgaaagaatgcaattcttaCATTTCGAAAAGTCAAACAGTTTCAATTTtgattaaaattatataaaaatatactaaGACTCATgagacaaaataagtatcattagattagttatatagaatatattttcataataaatttatttcgaGACAAAtactaatattatttactataaacttagtcaaagttaGGCTAGTTTGACTAGCACGTTTTtcataattacattcttttctAGACAAGGGAGTATACGAGAAGACCTTGTTGCACACGGATGTtgaggagagagagagatgttAGTAAGCAAGTCTTGCGCATGTGGGTTAGACGACTATCAGcttgttcgtttggctatggcttgtcgtaaacgattgtaaattttcagttggaacaatatttttctctcacacaaaccagccaacagtatttcttcacgaactAGTAACGATACAAAccaaccaaccgaacaggctgtatctTGCAACAACTTCTGCAGGGCAAGAAGGGACGGTTGCAGAAATAGAAAACAACTGGtcatgtttgtttgtttgttttttgagAGGACAACTGGTCATAGTTGAGATAAAGCATCAGCCACCTGATTATTAGTTCCCATCTCATAGACAATCTTCTACTGCATACCTAGAAGTTTAATAGCAACCTTTTGTTTTCCAAGGTGCATGAAGTCTGCTAGATGCATCGAACTCTTTTGATCAGCAAAATTTCAAGAACACAACCAACTGTAAGCAGCATCACCATTGATCCACCACAATGAGGGCCATAAACTTCTTTTCATAGGTGGGAATACCTTGGTTTTCGGGTCCAAGAGATTTACTTATGAAAGCAAATGTGTGTCCCTCCACATTAAGGACAGTTCCCACACTATTCTAGCAAATATCCGTTTCAATGTAGAATTGCTTGGTAAAATCTGGAAATGCCAATACAGTAGCAGTACGGAGAGAATTGCTTGCGAATAATGGCAAAATGTTTGATAAATATACTATTAAATCCCGCCAAACCAGGAAACTTCTTAGCTCTTTCACGTTAGTAGGAATGGGCTAGGATAACACAACTTCCACCTTATAAGGATCAATAGCAACACCTTTGATCACTTATCGCATGGCCCAAGTAGGCAATATGATTTTGTGCAAATGTACACTTGGACAACTTAACATACCATTGCTCCTTGGCTAGTAAGGACAGCACTTGCTGCAAATATTTTTTGTGTTTAGCATTAAAAAAATCTTAAATTAAGATGCCTAAAGGGAACCGTGACGCCTAAACCATGGGAAAGGggggttgttgttgttgtaaattaGGCAACTTGAAAACTACTTCTAAAACTAAGGCGTACAAGTTATGCAAGAAACTAATCTATTTAGATGTGCAACTAagattttgctaggtgtgttgctatcctACCGCATATGCGACCTAGATTCCAATCTTATAACTAGCCTAGCAAGCTAAGCTAGGAAAGTgagcaactccaacagcttgGCTAAAGTTCGAAAAACAAATTCCATAGtttagctattttgtaaaatagaaaactcCTTAAAAAAGAAGAGGTCTACAACAACCTTGTTATTTCTCATCTTCAGTTAGCTAGCGCTCATGGTTGGCTATTTATGGCCACCTAAAATCAAGGGATAGCTAGCTTTCTATTTTACAAAACTAGATAGCACATCTGTTGGAGCCTACTTTTTGCTATGCAAATTCTAAAATagcctctaaaacaagaatagttaagctcttggagttgctctaagtgcACAGTCTAGGTAAGCAATAAATAAAGTGGGAGGCAATTGGGTGAACCAATTATAATATGGTGATTTTGTTCTTAATGTAAACAATATCAGCAAAAACCAGACTGTGAGGAAAAAACAATAGGAAACGGAAACTCTACTTCGCGGCCATCGCACAACAGTGCGATCCTCCGCTCACGTGCCCGCGTCCGCTCCCACCTGCGCCGgtgagtgtcgacgaaatatggtcggcagtctacctaggggtatgcccaaggtagtagattgtcggcagacagatgcgcaagccacaaacaagacggtgacgcaagacagacacgaggttttatccaggttcggccgccaagaaggcgtaatacctacgtcatgcgtctgatttgtattgttgtatgtcaatgagagatattttttagagggatcccctgcccgccttatatagtccggggggcagggttacagatctgaaaactaatcctagtcagttacaattgccatatgtagctggataaggattcctattctaaccgaccaggatcctgcttgatcgccaaatccgccttgactccttgtgcgggactccgatcaggttggctgggccgcacgtcgtctttcgggtggaccggacccatcgatccggaccggcccaagcttagccgtaagggtataggggttaatacccccatagctagtccccgagcaccatgtattatgctgcgacatgccattttaaccttctccgacaagtaaggcttgagttcttgacatttctgaccaccatcatcgccggagaagtaagttgtccgaagaatgtatggtgctcttaagaaaaaagaaaaagatttccgtcctgagaagtgtgcccacttgtatttctggaaagaaatgtaagtggtcttgaagcatagcgtccttgaacgtcttaggcgtaggggtcgaaaaaaccaacacattcaccacaaggtgaagtgtgcccacttagtccccgagcctggtagtagatgATGTAGgcgcgtggtgccagggtctaaaaagaattcctagttaagttgagaacccaattgtcgtacaaacaaaaacaagatgcaccggcaggtgcatcgtaccgacgtagtccctgagcttgctggaaggcgaggtatgaaccttgtagcaaggtctaaataaatgtctctcaactgtatgtgagtacaactcacatgtagccgaggagaaccattctccgagcagtggtcgggacagtccccgagcacattgataatccttacaattattcaaagcacaggggtcgattaaaacacattcaccgtaaggtgaagtatgcccacttagtccctgagcctggtagtaggtgacgcaggcatgtggtgccagggtctaaaaagaatttccaccgaagttaagaatccaatcgttgtataggcgatacgagatgcaccggcaggtgcatcgtaccgacgtagtccccgagcttgctggaaggcgaagtatgagcctagtagcaaggtctaaataaatgtctctcaactgtatgtgagtacaaatcacatgtagccgaggagaaccattctccgagcagtggtcagagcaatccccgagcacggtagtggtcttggcagtccacgagcacggcagtggtctaggcagtccccgagcacggcagtggtctgggcagtccccgagcattgtaatagtctgatccatccttgagcacaagacatgcagcgaaaatacGAACACCACTTgtatattatttggtgtatttatttatctcctttctctgccaagtccagtctgacatgtctggtcaaaaaagcagacgggtatagtacgtcactctgtcttcttgctcttttctggcaaatagtcgcttggcacctgtatggaggtgcatcagtgtgggccctcttacactatcaacgaagaggcgcgtacactggtaacgatggggcacgtttattggcgtagatctcgaggttgtgtgaacaaccatctacggcacatgcgcacgtctcccaagaatctcgggcggacaaaacgacggagctctttgttatttataatatagatctggtaagttacttttatcGATCCCCATTGTTATtcaccgccgcaaccttcttcttcctcttgccgaaccctattcctccgaaaatcatcaccaatcccctcgtaccgcatccacccccttagtaaggacagactaatggtgaagagagacgcccagaagaaaggcggagtcatggcgaaggagtggtggaagtcgcggagcaatgagcaaaccatcgaagacctcgtcgccatgggagtgctccacaacaaggcactcgtgggatggcatgcgccggaaggagaaagcttccccgatccacaaccagatgagattgtggttttcgaggatttcttcaagcggggttttggggtttcagtgcaccctttcctttagggtctctgcttgtattatgagattgggatttgcaatctgcatcccaactcgattcttcttgtctccaccttcatccatctctgcgaggcctatggtggcttctagcccgaCCTCTTTCACCACctattctgtctgcggaagaaagggagcagaggctcgaagatagctggaggcgtctacctcaatctacgcgatggtatgaaagcccaatacttgcactgcccctagaacacctcactggacgagtggtacaagaagtggttctacatccatgaagagccgaacacaatcaccctgtgcgacgtggggccgattccggagaagaagaacagctagtTGGAAAAGCCCGAGAACTTAGAGCAGATcgtagaactgctcgggatgatcccgtggggaaggctagatggcccaagtgtggttgggaacttcatcagccaaaggatccagccctgccagaagagggtacatcctggcttcgagtaccagggaagcgcagatccaacaaggaccaggaaagaggcgctcgataagatagaaatcaaggccaggattggggagttattcaacctggccgatctcaattatgtcaggttaaatgacatcgagcacgccttcaagctggcccgacctcccccaaaggtaaatgatagctccttgtacctgtagaatcatgttctaacaagaaattgactgttatctcctttatgtttctcagaataatggtcgtgaccgggcagcagtgtttgtgtctccgccccctggtgtggattggccgtaagttgccggcccaaccgcctagaccagtgccaggaccgaagacgtccactgggcggcactcgaggttgcggaggacgcatcgaccagagctgctagcaagcggccggctaCCAACAAACGgcaccaagccatcttccccctttcagacgatgaagcaaaggatgcagacatcttccggctcgtccctcgaaagaggaggaggcaaatgGTGTCGACGGAGCAGgatggctcctctgtgccagcagtgatcgcatcaccgaccactacagcatagaggacaagcgggggaaatgtcgagcatcaaaccccggcgcctgtaccggtggtggaaagagatccggtggaacctgccgagcacgcggagcaggggcggtcgaagagacgctccttcgccacatcattccgtgcgtccaagctgtaagtatctgtaactttgatgtaagcttataatttgtattgaatactattgtcttttgaacttttctctgatatattaggtcggcgtccaccgaaaatcccgaccagctagacGGGTGTGGCacgacttcgccagc encodes:
- the LOC136473998 gene encoding uncharacterized protein yields the protein MGDHVAVDVGELVASRVGEAAGLVSGGKEETEALIGMVECRICQEEDLAKNLESPCACSGSLKYAHRECVQRWCNEKGDITCEICHESYKPGYTAPTQVHHDETTIEISGGDWTISGNRLDLHDPRILAMAAAQHHLLEDEYDEYTATNNNAAAFCRSIFLILMALLLLRHTLTITNSDDEDDASAIFSLFLLRAAGFLLPCYIMAWAISIMQRQRQRQEEAMLLPTEVAIILHRNGRTMQFAVAPPESPTSPQPEPNQ